One Acidobacteriota bacterium genomic window, GACTTGGGGTAGAGTATCCAGCATCTGTTCTGCTTGACAGCCTGAGAACACCCTGTTAACTTTCTCAGGCCGTTCCAGGACATTCTGGCCTCAGGCCCTCAACGATCCAGCGCTAAGCGCGGGGTCGGCACGAAGCAGGAGCTACCAAGTCCACGGTAGCCATCTTCGGGCAAAGCATAACGGCGGCCTGAAAAAATCTGAGACCGTTGGTTGGTAGAGTTTTTCCGGAGACCCCCTTGCGGAAGCGCTACTACATTTTATTGGTGACTCGCGACGCAGAAGGCCAGCTGCGTAAGCTCCCCATTCCCTTGCATTATCTCTACGTCTTCATCGCCGGCGCGATCATCGGCATGTTCACCATCACCGGCATGGCCGGCTCTTATACCCGAATGCTGTGGAAGGCGCAGGCCTTCAACCAGGTCCGCGCCGAGCGCGAGGCGCTTCGCACCCGTTATACCCAGCTCGAGCAGGTGGCGCAGGAGCATGAGATCCAGGCCGCCTCGCTGGGCTCGCTGGCCAGCGAGATCTCGACGCTCTACGGATTGAAGTCCGACCCCATGCTGAGCCCGCAAGGGCAGTTCGGGGACGAAGCTTTCATCTCGTCGGTCGACCAGTTCTCCGCCCTGCGGACCTCAGCGATGTCAGGCGCGGCGACCGTGGGCATCGAGTTTGGCGACCGCAATGCGACCACGGCAGACTGGCTGCGACTGGCGTCTGCCCCGAACCTGTGGCCGGTGGAAGGTCCCATCACCGGCTCCTTCGGCGAGCGCAACGACCCGTTCAACGGCGAAGGCGCGTTCCACACCGGCGTGGATATCTCCAGCACATACGGCCACGTGGTCCTGGCGCCGGCCGATGGCATGGTCGGGTTCGCCGACCTGCAGAGTGGCTACGGACGCCTCGTCGTGATCAACCACGCCAACGGCATCTCGACGCGCTACGGACATCTCTCCGCCTTCAACGTCGCTCCCGGCCAGCATGTGCTCCGTGGCGACGTGATCGGCTACGTCGGACTCAGCGGACGCTCCACCGGCCCGCACCTGCATTACGAAGTCCGCATCTTCAATACCCCGGTCAATCCCTACAAGTACCTGCGCTTGAATATGGCGCAGGCCAAGCTGCACACCTTCGGCAGCGGCGCGGGCCGGTAAGCGCGCGCATTCATCTGACTCACCGCTGAGCAATCGCCAGCAGGTCCTTACGTAGCGGCCTCTGCCTTCTTCATTCCAGGATCGCCCCTGCCCACAGTAATCCCGGCGCCACCGCAGCCATGAAGATCGGGCCTCTTTGACTGCGGGGCTTGCTGGAATGCTCGGCGAGAGCCTTCGCCAACGCCAATCCGCAGGTGGACGAGCCCAAGTTGCCGGAGGTCCTGGCTACGACCGGAACCTTCTCCGGCGGAAGTGCGGCGCGCCGTAGGAAAATCTCCACGATGCGAGGGTTGGGCTGGTGGATGACGAAGGCGCTGGCGGTGGCGCGCCGGCGTCCGCTGGCGGCTTCGAGGTCGTCGAGGATCATCGCCATGCGGTCCGTGGCGGCGCGCGCCAGGGCCTCTCCATCGAACTGCAGCCTGATCGCGCCCTCCCCATCCGGACGCACCGCGAGCGCCGTGACGAACCCGCCTGCACATCCACCCACGCTGGCGAGCATCCGGTAAGCCTCGGAGCCGCCGTTCTTGAGCCGTTGCAGTACGAACGCGCTGGCCCCGTCTCCGAACAGGCCTCCGAATTCCCCCGGAACTCTGCCCGGCGCCAAGAGCCGGCGGTGGACGTCCGCCGAAGCGATCAGGATGCTGTTCGCCTTGCCGGCGGCGAAGAGAGCGTCGGCCACAACCAGGCAGTTGACCACGCCAGCGCAGGCGCCGCCCACGTCGAGCACGCCGCACGCCGGCGGAGCGAGCAGCGCCGAGTGCAGCGAGGCGCCCAGCGCAGGGACTCCAACCATGGTTTCGCTCGTTGCCAGGATCCAATCCAGGCTCGCCTCAGAAACCCCGGCCACTTGCAGCGCCTGCTGCGCTGCGACTCGAGCCAGAGAAACCTCGTCCTCCTTCGCGGATGCACGGCAGATAGTCTCCAGCCCTGCGCCCTGCGATAACTTTCCGGCGCTCAATCCGAATTCCTGCTCCACCTGCACGATGGCCACGCGCGTGGAACCGAGGGCCGCTCCCCATCCGGTCACGATCATTGCCGATCCGTCACCGTTGCTGGGCTTTGAGGCCCTTCCCACCGCAGGTTCGGTCGCGGCGGGCTGCGCGAACGCTTTCTGGATTGCTTCGATGGCGGTCTTAGTAGTAGTGGGTGGCTCAACCCCAGCGCGCTCGAGCAAGTCGGGCATATTCGTCGCGCGCTCGATGCCTGTCAAAACATCCACGTGTCCCATGGAGTCGAGTAGGCCGCTCTCCACCCAATCCAGATCGTCCTCCGGCATGACAGCTTCCGGCGGGAGGACGGCGCGCAGGCAGCGCTCCACCAAGGCTCGAATCTCTTCGGTAGTTCTCATCATCGCGTCCCCAGCCTTGCTCCAAACGTCATTGAAGGAATTCCTCCACCCAGTTTCTCTTCGGGACGGGGAAGAGCGAGTCGAGCATCAACCAGCATCGACCATGGAATGGACGAGTCAGCCCGATGCGGACGAACGGAATCGCGCTGGACAAGACATGCTCCTTGATCTGCTGGTTGAAGAAGCGCTGGAGTCGCGACCCGATATTGACGGTTCCCTGGCTCCGCTCCCAGAGATGGTCGATGAATCGGAGCCAATCATCGTCGACCACCGGAAGGCTGTCCAGCCGGTCGCCGGATGCCAGAAGCAACGCTGCACGAACATTCTTTTTGGGATAGTGGCTGAAGTCAAAACTTATATTTTCGATCCTGCAGCCGCAGATGGATCGTTCGCCGTGACCGGGCTTCACATAGGTAGCTCCGCTCGCCGTGGAACGAACAGCGCAACCGAATAGGTCCGCTCGCGATTCCCCTAGCTCAGCCTTCTGCAGCAGATCCAGCATCTCGTCCTCGGAGATTGACCCAAGCTTGCGGTGATTCGAGCACACGCGGTCCTCGAGATGCGGCGCGGCCAGGGACACAAGTTGCAGATCAAAGGCGATACGGTCGGCGCGCCGATAGGGGAAGGGCCGCCACGCGAATCCCCCATGGGGCATCGGTCGCAGGGAACAGACGCCGGCCGGGTTGGACATCAGCCCGATCACGCAGAAGCCATCCCCCATGCGCGTTACTTCGCTGATCAGGAGTTCGGACATGAAATCCGCGATCTCAGGCGGCTCGTTTTCGGGATTTTGGTTTCGGCGTAGGCTGCTCGACCGTCAAGTGACGCACGTGGACCGTGTGACCTTTGCCGCGCAGATTCTCAGCCAGCAACTCCGCCACCAGCCGGCGGTGGCATTTTTCCGGACCGGGCTCCGAGCACAACAACGCCAGTGGGCCGCCTTCAATGGGCACCTCCACCGCCCCCGGGAAATCGCGCTCCCGCATCAGAGCGAGGAATGCTGCCTCATACTGTGGCCAGTCTTTGCTGGCGCGATAGGCTTTGCGGATCTCCGGCGAGGGCGCGAACCGGGGCTCATGCGCGTACTCGATGCCCGCGAGGCGCTGGAGAAAAAAAGCGAGGTCAGGATGTTTGGCGAATGCGGAGAGCTGTCCGCCGCGGTTCCCGCGGATGTCGAGCACTCGGCGCACGCCGGCCTCGGTGAGCAGCGCGAAGAATTGTTCCGCAGTTTTGCCGGCGAAGCCGATGGTGCAGAGGGTCAACTCCATCGGGCTACCAGCGGCCTGCCTCCGCGGGTTCGATGCGGAAGGCCGCCAGCTTGGCCTGCGCGTCGTAAGCGCTCTCCAAGGCAGCGTCCCGATCACCGGAAAACAGCGACCCACCCGCCAACGCCCCGAAGCCGTTAGCCTTCAGCAAGCGGTCCT contains:
- a CDS encoding M23 family metallopeptidase, whose product is MTRDAEGQLRKLPIPLHYLYVFIAGAIIGMFTITGMAGSYTRMLWKAQAFNQVRAEREALRTRYTQLEQVAQEHEIQAASLGSLASEISTLYGLKSDPMLSPQGQFGDEAFISSVDQFSALRTSAMSGAATVGIEFGDRNATTADWLRLASAPNLWPVEGPITGSFGERNDPFNGEGAFHTGVDISSTYGHVVLAPADGMVGFADLQSGYGRLVVINHANGISTRYGHLSAFNVAPGQHVLRGDVIGYVGLSGRSTGPHLHYEVRIFNTPVNPYKYLRLNMAQAKLHTFGSGAGR
- a CDS encoding DUF488 domain-containing protein, which translates into the protein MELTLCTIGFAGKTAEQFFALLTEAGVRRVLDIRGNRGGQLSAFAKHPDLAFFLQRLAGIEYAHEPRFAPSPEIRKAYRASKDWPQYEAAFLALMRERDFPGAVEVPIEGGPLALLCSEPGPEKCHRRLVAELLAENLRGKGHTVHVRHLTVEQPTPKPKSRKRAA